The genomic window ACGAAAGTGCGCACCTTGTGGACCATGGCCAGCTCGACGGAGCGGACCTGCAGAACCTTGGCGCCGAGGGATGCCATTTCCAGCATCTCCTCAAACGCGATCTTCTTCATGCGACGGGCCTTGGGCTCGACGCGCGGATCGGTGGTGTAGACGCCGTCCACGTCGGTATAGATGTCGCAGCGGTCGGCCTTGATGGCCGCAGCAATGGCGACGGCGCTCGTATCGGAACCGCCGCGCCCGAGCGTGGCGATGCGATTGTCCGGCCCGATGCCCTGGAAACCAGCGATGACGGCAACTTGGCCCTCGCTGAAGCGGCGGATGAGCTCCGTGCCGTCGATCTCCATGATCCGCGCGGCGCCATGGGCGTTATCGGTGCGGATCGGGATCTGCCAGCCCATCCAGGAGCGCGCATTGATGTCCATCGACTGCAGCGTGATCGCCAGCAGTCCAGCGGTAACCTGTTCGCCGGACGCAACGACCGCATCATACTCGCGCGCGTCGTGCATTGGTGATGCGCCGCGCGTCCAGGCAACGAGCTCGTTAGTCTTGCCGGCCATGGCAGAGACGACCACGGCCACATCGTGGCCGGCGTCGACTTCGCGCTTCACGTGGCGCGCGACATTGCGGATGCGGTCGAGATCGGCAACGGATGTTCCGCCGAACTTCATGACGATACGTGCCATCGGCGGTATCCGAGCTCCGATTGAGGATCAGGGGAAGGGTCGTTCGAGAGCGGCCTCTCCCGCCAAGGCCGCCTGAAAACGCGGCTCTCATAACGCAAGTGCAGGCGAGCCGCAACGGGCGAGCGGCGCAGATGGGCGGCTTAACCCAGGCATTCGAAGCTGGCGGTGCTTGACATCTTCCCATGCGCGCCCGACTTGGCACTCAAGAACAAGGAGAACGCGCCATGACGATCGCAGCCGAGGACAAGAACGGTGACAGCCGTCAATCCAGCATCGACCAGGCCGAGGTCGACCGCTTCTCGGCGCTTGCGCGTGAATGGTGGAACCCGACCGGCAAGTTCAAGCCGCTGCACAAGTTCAACCCGGTGCGCCTCACCTACATTCGCGACCAGGCGAGCCTGCATTTCGGGCGTGATGCGCGCTCGTCGAAGCCGCTTCAGGGCCTGCGCGTGCTGGACATCGGCTGCGGCGGCGGACTTCTGTCGGAACCGATGGCGCGCATGGGCGCGGAGGTCGTCGGCGCCGATGCTTCGGCAACGAACATCGAAGTTGCCAAGATCCACGCGGCCCAAAGCGGCGTTTCGGTCGACTATCGCGCGGTGACGGCCGAGCAGCTTGCCGCCGAAGGCGAGACCTTCGACATCATCCTCAACATGGAAGTCGTCGAGCACGTCTCGGATGTGAATTTCTTCATGACGACCTGCGCCTCGATGGTGCGCCCGGGTGGCCTGATGTTCGTCGCCACCATCAACCGCACGCTGAAGGCCGGTGCACTCGCGATCGTCGGCGCCGAGTACGTGCTGCGCTGGCTGCCGAAGGGCACGCACCAGTATGAGAAGCTCGTGCGACCCGAAGAGCTGCAGCGTCCGATCGAAGCTTCGGGAATGAACCTCATCGATCGGACCGGCGTCTTCTACAGCCCGCTCAGCGACAGCTGGAACCTGTCGCGCGACATGGACGTCAATTACATGGTGCTGGCCGAGCGACCAAAGGTGGCAGCGGCTTCAGCGGTCTAAATCGAGCTCACGCGTTCGGAACCGGCGACCAGTTCACCCGGATACGCTTCAGTTCGCGTCATCTGGAAAATGGGGAAGGGGTGCAACGGCGATGCCCTCCTCCAGAAGTGCTCGCGCCTCGTCGGGCGCGGCCCGTCCGATGATGCCGCGCTCTTCCGTTTCGCCGTAGTGGATCTTGCGGGCTTCTTCCGGGAAGCGATCGCCGACATCTTCCGACGACGACCGGATCGCACTCACCATCTCGCGGATTTTCTTCAGCTTCTCGGCCTGTTCGGCGCTCATCGCCAGCGGCTGCATCGCGCCGTCCGCCTTGCGTGTGCCGGTTACCGCCGGGGCCATCAAGGCTTTCGTGACATTGGTGGAGCCGCATTGCGGGCATGAGACGAGATTGCGTGCTGACTGATCGTCATAATCCGCACTCTTGGCGAACCACGCCTCGAATGCGTGGCCCCGGTCGCAACTCAAGGCAAATTTGATCATGCGGTTTGTCGCTGCTCGGCCGAATGGACTGCGGCTGCATTCTGATAGCCGCGCGCGTTCTTTAGATTGGGGATTTTGGCCCGGGCCGCCGCAAC from Georhizobium profundi includes these protein-coding regions:
- a CDS encoding aspartate kinase — encoded protein: MARIVMKFGGTSVADLDRIRNVARHVKREVDAGHDVAVVVSAMAGKTNELVAWTRGASPMHDAREYDAVVASGEQVTAGLLAITLQSMDINARSWMGWQIPIRTDNAHGAARIMEIDGTELIRRFSEGQVAVIAGFQGIGPDNRIATLGRGGSDTSAVAIAAAIKADRCDIYTDVDGVYTTDPRVEPKARRMKKIAFEEMLEMASLGAKVLQVRSVELAMVHKVRTFVRSSFDDPDAPGMGDFDNPPGTLICDEEEIVEQEVVTGIAYAKDEAQISLRRLADRPGVSAAIFGPLAESHINVDMIVQNISEDGSRTDMTFTVPTGDIEKALAVLDRERSKIGYDAIQSEAGLVKVSVIGIGMRSHAGVAATAFRALAEKGINIKAITTSEIKISILIDSPYAELAVRTLHSVYGLDKG
- the ubiG gene encoding bifunctional 2-polyprenyl-6-hydroxyphenol methylase/3-demethylubiquinol 3-O-methyltransferase UbiG, with the translated sequence MTIAAEDKNGDSRQSSIDQAEVDRFSALAREWWNPTGKFKPLHKFNPVRLTYIRDQASLHFGRDARSSKPLQGLRVLDIGCGGGLLSEPMARMGAEVVGADASATNIEVAKIHAAQSGVSVDYRAVTAEQLAAEGETFDIILNMEVVEHVSDVNFFMTTCASMVRPGGLMFVATINRTLKAGALAIVGAEYVLRWLPKGTHQYEKLVRPEELQRPIEASGMNLIDRTGVFYSPLSDSWNLSRDMDVNYMVLAERPKVAAASAV
- a CDS encoding DUF1178 family protein, with the translated sequence MIKFALSCDRGHAFEAWFAKSADYDDQSARNLVSCPQCGSTNVTKALMAPAVTGTRKADGAMQPLAMSAEQAEKLKKIREMVSAIRSSSEDVGDRFPEEARKIHYGETEERGIIGRAAPDEARALLEEGIAVAPLPHFPDDAN